The Cloacibacillus sp. genomic interval GTCCGTGAGCGTCACGGCGCCAAGCGCCACGCTGAAGGAGCGGCTGCGCCTTCCGTCCTCCGCGTAGATGAACTCAGTGCTGCCCCCGCCCGTGTCAAAAAGCAGCACGCGTCCGAACGACGCGCCGGCAATGCTGTTTATCATCGCGCAGCTTGAAAGCTCCGCCTCCTCGTCGCCGGAAAGAACGCGCACCGCCACGCCGCTTTCCGCGTAGGCCAGGCGTTCAAATTCCTGCGCGTTTTTTGCCGTGCGAAGCGCCATCGTGCCGACGCAGGCAATCTCTTTTGCGCCTTCAAAGCGCGCGAACTGCGCGAATTTGCCAGCCGCCTGCGCCGTGCGCTCCATCGCGGCGGCGCACAGCACGCCGTCGGCGGCTAGCCCCTCTCCCAGCTTCGTTATCGCGTTTACGTCATAGAGCACCTTGACGCCGCCTTCTGCCGCCGTCTGCCCTATTACGAGCTTTACTGAGTTTGTCCCGATTTCTATTACCGCTTTTTTCATTTACATACACCTCTTTGTGATATATTATTGACAAAAATCGGAGGAATTACAATGGAGAAACCTCTTTTACATATAATCAGTCATACCGACTTAGACGGAGTTGCGGCGGCGGCGCTTGCGTGGCACGTCCATCACAAAAACAGGCTTGTCAAGGTCTCGCTTACAGGCTACGGCGACGTGGACGCGCTCATCCTTGAAACTATCGCCGCGGGTCAGGAGCCGCTTGTGCTC includes:
- a CDS encoding Ppx/GppA family phosphatase; its protein translation is MKKAVIEIGTNSVKLVIGQTAAEGGVKVLYDVNAITKLGEGLAADGVLCAAAMERTAQAAGKFAQFARFEGAKEIACVGTMALRTAKNAQEFERLAYAESGVAVRVLSGDEEAELSSCAMINSIAGASFGRVLLFDTGGGSTEFIYAEDGRRSRSFSVALGAVTLTDEYFKQSPAQPPVVCGVIASLTKGLTEDGVSTGAHMMIGTGGNVTAMAAVSMKMEEYDSAKVHGSTLSKDEVMRQIMMYAVATDEERRKITGLSPKRADIILGGACIILAAMEAAGAAEITVSDQSLRHELLKRLFAAA